A DNA window from Kitasatospora atroaurantiaca contains the following coding sequences:
- a CDS encoding FG-GAP-like repeat-containing protein produces the protein MATRRALAATLGATLTALSLTTLVVPAQADTTRSTTKASPAAPLTAEQAAVKARTSRAAVVVDAATTATDQLTANPNGSFTLTQAVMPVRKYQDGSWKPLDATLVKHADGSIGPVLSTSGLTVSAGGDGPLAVMKNGGRSLSISLPAALTNKLPSPVLDGATATYHLLTGIDLTITADAQGGFSEVLVVKDATAAANPALKSLAFTTKTTGVDLATDVAGNITAKDKSGKVAFSAPAPVRGVWDSAIDTAAPTVTDPTNGATLDAHSGSPARSSAAAPGATAHTAPLKAAYSEGAITLTPDASLLSGTNTVWPLYIDPTYSAGGSVLGWTYVSSYYSGTSYWNTTDPEGLRVGYNDWASPYYVGRAFARMSVPSSIYGAQISSSRFYATESWSPTCNQPRDVELWGTGAISSSTTWNNQPSWNSKSDTRYVAFGNTCSPQSVGFDTTSLMQSAASGSWPDLTLGLRASNESDDYGWKKFQPSTMYMSTTYNHAPSTPSSLSTSPATACAAATPTVIGNGDLTLRAVVSDPDGGSLGVAFSLVKTATGAVVASSSTGDLSANSGTTASLLVARDKLITEAGGTPTTFSWNVYTSDGSVNSGTSTTCKFTFDPTAPGKPSADVGSGPFTVGTPTQVSIKANPTGTTPASYVYQVNGAAPTTVTAVNGAATVSIKPTRAHTVLTVTALSAGGNPSGDSDVEEIDAAPPADAPENDLTGDGRADLTTVGKQAALPSGLWLASGTTTRSLNAAADDIGAQGITGTNGSAADWNGTQAIVGHFRSGSGFNDVLEYNPATGAGQVFYGNGDGSALSPLVGKGTPSVAFTLPNTTTKATRVANAGQLYITAAGGAPNPFPSLLTILNGSLYLQASSQQPGGFFPPDQDISDTNPTGTGNWTGWTIVTALVNNLPAMFARSDNGGQLYYYSPTDLVALAGYNAVTPVPFPGSGWSAATKPVIQAADIDRDGTVDLWALDTNGSATAYLFNGTTLTGQTGQTLVTSAHTWALADGTDGQATTAADSTGSGSLNLTGQTGATWSMKDLFKPDVHLDGTATGVMSTSTSALNVAADFTVSVWAKPDASGGVLLSQDGNSTSGFMLYPDSATNQWYFCLAKADSGWSYDCTHAGVGGGLVQPGVWTHLTATYNHTTSVMALYINGIVVGSAPHSLVNGFTKGFRVGDYLNAATHQSFYTGAVSNVQVWANALTPTQAALLSGTPGYVLFPSDDTNYPSGSTWTAGRANMSFNGGLLTISNPGYGTWTLGSTGHTGAVMSLQLDGNFAAYPQAAHTTGTSLWASGTSQAGDAMFLQPDGNLVIYRPDGTAIWSSGTYSRGLHNNAAVDESGGTGKLRFADFNGDGKADAITIADSGAISVSLSNGGDGHGGWTSLGQVATGVTSDKTRIRFADFNGDGKADYITIGSTGAVNVFVNNGGDGHGGWIGLGQVATGVISNPDQVRFADFDGDGKTDYIVTQTSGAVGVFRNTNGAGGWTDLGQVATGVTSDRTRIRWTDLDGDGKADYTIINTDGSVTSYINHVVGGGGWVLRPKVSSGHTTNQSLVDFTDIDGDGRGDYLVINGATNAYTANGGDDFATPGWIDYGQILGAV, from the coding sequence ATGGCGACGAGACGTGCGCTCGCCGCGACACTGGGCGCGACGCTCACAGCTCTGTCACTGACCACACTCGTGGTGCCCGCACAGGCGGACACCACGCGCTCCACCACGAAGGCTTCGCCTGCCGCGCCCCTGACTGCCGAGCAGGCTGCCGTGAAGGCGCGTACGTCCCGGGCGGCCGTCGTGGTGGATGCCGCGACGACCGCCACTGACCAGCTGACGGCCAACCCGAACGGCAGTTTCACCCTTACCCAGGCCGTCATGCCGGTGCGCAAGTACCAGGACGGTTCTTGGAAGCCGCTCGACGCCACCCTGGTCAAGCACGCCGACGGCTCGATCGGCCCCGTGCTGTCCACCAGTGGCCTCACCGTCTCGGCGGGCGGCGACGGGCCGTTGGCCGTGATGAAGAACGGCGGCCGCTCGCTTTCGATATCGCTCCCCGCAGCACTGACCAACAAGCTGCCCAGCCCCGTCCTCGACGGCGCCACCGCCACGTACCACCTGCTGACCGGCATCGACCTCACGATCACCGCCGACGCACAGGGCGGCTTCTCCGAGGTCCTGGTCGTCAAGGACGCCACCGCGGCGGCCAACCCGGCCCTGAAGTCCCTCGCGTTCACCACGAAGACCACGGGCGTCGACCTCGCCACGGACGTGGCCGGCAACATCACCGCCAAGGACAAGTCCGGCAAGGTGGCGTTCTCCGCCCCCGCGCCTGTCCGCGGCGTCTGGGACTCCGCCATCGACACCGCGGCCCCGACCGTCACCGATCCCACCAACGGTGCGACGCTCGACGCCCACAGCGGCAGCCCCGCCCGCTCCAGCGCGGCGGCGCCGGGCGCCACCGCGCACACCGCGCCGCTGAAGGCCGCCTACAGCGAGGGCGCCATCACCCTCACCCCCGACGCGAGCCTGCTTTCCGGCACGAACACCGTCTGGCCGCTCTACATCGACCCGACATACTCTGCGGGCGGCTCCGTCCTTGGCTGGACCTACGTCAGCTCGTACTACTCCGGCACCAGTTACTGGAATACCACCGACCCCGAGGGTCTGCGCGTGGGTTACAACGACTGGGCCTCCCCGTACTACGTGGGCCGCGCCTTCGCCCGCATGTCGGTACCCAGCAGCATCTACGGCGCACAGATCAGCTCGTCCCGGTTCTACGCCACCGAGAGCTGGTCGCCCACGTGCAACCAGCCACGCGACGTCGAACTGTGGGGGACCGGCGCGATCTCCTCATCCACCACGTGGAACAACCAGCCGTCCTGGAACAGCAAGTCCGACACCCGGTACGTCGCCTTCGGCAACACCTGCAGCCCCCAATCGGTGGGGTTCGACACCACGAGCCTGATGCAGAGCGCCGCCAGCGGTTCCTGGCCTGACCTGACGCTGGGCCTGCGCGCGTCCAACGAGTCGGACGACTACGGGTGGAAGAAGTTCCAGCCGTCCACGATGTACATGTCCACCACGTACAACCACGCACCCAGCACGCCGTCCTCGCTGAGCACCTCGCCGGCCACGGCATGCGCGGCGGCCACCCCGACCGTCATCGGAAACGGCGACCTGACACTGCGGGCGGTCGTCTCCGACCCCGACGGCGGCAGCCTCGGTGTCGCGTTCAGCCTCGTGAAGACCGCCACCGGCGCGGTCGTCGCTTCCTCCAGCACCGGCGATCTGTCGGCCAACTCGGGGACCACGGCTAGCCTGCTCGTCGCACGGGACAAGCTCATCACAGAAGCCGGCGGCACGCCGACGACGTTCTCCTGGAACGTCTACACGAGCGACGGTTCCGTCAACAGTGGGACCAGCACCACCTGCAAGTTCACCTTCGACCCGACCGCACCGGGCAAGCCGAGCGCTGACGTGGGCTCTGGCCCCTTCACGGTCGGCACGCCGACCCAGGTGAGCATTAAAGCCAACCCGACCGGCACCACCCCGGCCAGCTACGTCTATCAGGTCAACGGCGCCGCTCCCACCACCGTGACCGCGGTCAACGGTGCCGCCACCGTCAGCATCAAACCGACCCGGGCGCACACCGTACTGACCGTCACCGCCCTGTCTGCAGGCGGAAACCCCAGCGGTGACAGCGACGTGGAGGAGATCGACGCGGCGCCCCCGGCTGACGCTCCGGAGAACGACCTCACCGGCGATGGCCGGGCAGACCTCACGACCGTCGGCAAGCAGGCCGCGCTGCCGTCCGGGCTCTGGCTAGCGAGCGGCACCACCACCCGCTCCCTCAACGCCGCCGCCGACGACATCGGCGCCCAAGGCATCACCGGGACCAACGGCTCTGCCGCCGACTGGAACGGCACCCAGGCGATCGTCGGCCACTTCCGGTCCGGATCCGGCTTCAACGACGTCCTCGAGTACAACCCCGCCACCGGCGCCGGCCAGGTCTTCTACGGCAACGGCGACGGCTCCGCGCTGTCCCCGCTGGTTGGCAAGGGCACCCCGTCGGTCGCATTCACCTTGCCTAACACCACCACCAAGGCCACCCGTGTCGCCAACGCCGGCCAGCTGTACATCACCGCGGCCGGCGGGGCGCCAAACCCCTTCCCGTCCCTGCTCACCATCCTCAACGGGTCGCTCTACCTCCAGGCCAGCTCACAACAGCCGGGCGGCTTTTTCCCACCCGACCAGGACATCAGCGACACCAACCCCACCGGCACGGGCAACTGGACCGGCTGGACCATCGTGACCGCACTGGTCAACAACCTCCCGGCGATGTTCGCCCGCTCCGACAACGGCGGCCAGCTGTACTACTACAGCCCCACCGACCTGGTCGCCCTGGCCGGCTATAACGCCGTCACCCCCGTCCCGTTCCCGGGCAGCGGCTGGTCCGCCGCCACCAAGCCGGTCATCCAGGCCGCCGATATCGACCGCGACGGCACTGTGGACCTGTGGGCACTCGACACGAACGGCTCGGCCACGGCCTACCTGTTCAACGGCACCACCCTCACTGGGCAGACCGGTCAGACCCTGGTCACCTCCGCCCACACCTGGGCCCTCGCCGATGGCACCGACGGCCAGGCCACCACCGCCGCCGACAGCACGGGCTCAGGCTCCCTGAACCTGACGGGTCAGACCGGCGCCACCTGGAGCATGAAGGACCTATTCAAGCCAGACGTCCACCTCGACGGCACCGCCACGGGTGTCATGAGCACCAGCACGAGCGCGCTGAACGTCGCGGCCGACTTCACCGTCTCAGTCTGGGCCAAGCCGGACGCCTCCGGCGGCGTGCTCCTGTCCCAGGACGGCAACAGCACCAGCGGCTTCATGCTCTACCCCGACAGTGCCACCAACCAGTGGTACTTCTGCCTGGCCAAGGCCGACAGCGGCTGGTCCTACGACTGCACGCATGCTGGCGTCGGCGGCGGGCTCGTCCAACCCGGGGTGTGGACGCACCTGACCGCGACCTACAACCACACCACCAGCGTGATGGCGCTGTACATCAACGGCATCGTCGTCGGATCCGCACCCCACAGCCTGGTCAACGGATTCACCAAGGGCTTCCGGGTCGGCGACTACCTCAACGCCGCCACCCACCAGTCCTTCTACACGGGCGCCGTCTCCAACGTGCAGGTCTGGGCCAATGCCCTGACTCCCACCCAGGCCGCGCTGCTGTCCGGCACCCCCGGATACGTGCTCTTCCCGAGTGACGACACGAACTACCCGAGCGGCAGCACCTGGACCGCCGGTCGGGCCAACATGTCGTTCAACGGCGGCTTGCTCACCATCAGCAACCCCGGGTACGGCACCTGGACGCTCGGCAGCACAGGCCACACCGGCGCGGTGATGTCCCTGCAGCTCGACGGCAATTTCGCTGCCTACCCGCAGGCGGCACACACCACCGGTACCTCGCTCTGGGCCAGCGGCACCTCACAGGCCGGCGATGCCATGTTCCTCCAGCCCGACGGCAACCTGGTCATCTACCGGCCCGACGGTACGGCCATCTGGTCTTCCGGCACCTACAGCCGGGGCCTGCACAACAACGCCGCGGTCGACGAGTCCGGCGGGACGGGCAAGCTCCGCTTCGCCGACTTCAACGGCGACGGCAAGGCCGACGCCATCACCATCGCCGACAGCGGCGCCATCAGTGTGTCGCTCAGCAACGGCGGCGACGGACACGGCGGTTGGACCAGCCTCGGGCAGGTCGCCACCGGCGTCACCAGCGACAAGACCCGGATCCGGTTCGCCGACTTCAACGGCGACGGCAAGGCCGACTACATCACCATCGGCAGCACAGGCGCCGTGAACGTCTTCGTGAACAACGGCGGCGACGGGCACGGCGGCTGGATCGGCCTCGGTCAGGTCGCCACCGGCGTGATCAGCAACCCCGACCAGGTCCGCTTCGCCGACTTCGACGGCGACGGCAAGACGGACTACATCGTCACCCAGACGAGCGGCGCGGTCGGCGTCTTCCGCAACACCAACGGCGCCGGCGGGTGGACCGACCTCGGCCAGGTCGCCACAGGGGTCACCAGCGACCGCACCCGGATCCGTTGGACCGACCTCGACGGCGACGGCAAGGCGGACTACACCATCATTAACACGGACGGGAGCGTCACCTCATACATCAACCACGTCGTCGGCGGCGGCGGCTGGGTCCTGCGCCCCAAGGTGTCGTCGGGGCACACGACCAACCAGAGCTTGGTCGACTTCACCGACATCGACGGTGACGGCCGTGGCGACTACCTGGTGATCAACGGCGCCACCAACGCCTACACCGCGAACGGCGGCGACGACTTCGCCACCCCGGGCTGGATCGACTACGGCCAGATCCTGGGCGCGGTCTGA